aacagccctgcacacggggcgcccgctccaccaccaagccaccgcATCCCCTGGTGTgcaaaacaaaattgcaaataatTTTGTAGCTCTGAATGAATTTTTTCTTGCTCCACACTCCAAGCTCgggatgggtttttttttgactgtaggaacagtctgtcacaccaGACTGGCCGATATAAAATGCTGTGATAATACAGTAATAAAGTCCAAATATCCTCAAACGAGTACATTTTAATTAACAGCGTCCTGGCTTTTTAGtattgctaaaattggtcaaatttgtatgCACTATAAAACTACAAATGTTATCAAGCACAACTAAACAAGATTTCAACCAGAaaattttattgattttgtaccttgtccacttttgtgtcaggatcggctgcagactgagcataaaagtgtccacaaacgaggacaacaggtccaAGTTAAGCATATTAaagtataaggtgcagcaaacccaaaatgtCAAGCCCCTTGTCTTTTGTGGGGGGGGGGTAGTATCTCCAACATCGCCATACAGGTGTAGCCTGGAGGATGAGCCTCAGGGGGATTATGGGTCAGCTACAGCAAGTGTGCGTTGGGTGTGATGCAGGTCACTGAGGGCTAATTGCAGTGTGGATTTcaacagggtgtctgcaggtccttaaaatgtctttaatgtcataaattcaattttataaatGGTGGTtctttaaagtctttttttagTCTTAAATTAGAATTTGTGAGCTCTGAattgccacaaatatttttatctaattgtattcatttttgtcaaaattagtTAGCTCTTCTGTGTGACAGTCAAAATTCTTTAAACCTACCGTTGAACCTAATGCTTTccttttactttatacttgcagTTACCTACTGCAATCTCCATGGCAAAATGTCgattaacctaactcactctCACATATTAATACGTAAAAAACATGTCCAAAAAcatgtcttaaatttggttttaAAATATATCGAAAGGgtctttaaaaagttttaaatttaagtgtctgatgcCTGTAGACATAGAAATAGAAGAAgtagaaatattttttaaaaataaacacaaaggaCATCTGAATCGATTCTCAGATACAGATATTCACATTTggcaaaaatattgttttatcctgatttaatttttaatgcTTCTAAACAAGCTGACCTCTGGTTTGTATCACAGACACCCACAAACATAAAGACAAGCACAAAGACAAggaacacagacacaaagaccaCAAGAAGGACAAGGAGCGAGAGAAATTCAAGCACGGCAACAGGTAGTATATCTGCGTATTCGTCTCATTTCTTTGgtgaaatatgtttttgcttATGAATTGTAGCTCTCTTCACCCCATCTTCCAGTGTTACTTTCACCTCCCAACATCATCCAGTATAAATTTGTGTTATAAATTGGTGGTTTTAGCTGTCACATCTTTAGTGAGGGGGATGATGGCAAAGTCCTtgcatttaaataaagattCTTTCAGtgtgaaacataaaaaaaggcAGCTTTTATATAAGAACATGAAAGAATCGCCCGGGGTTCTGCTGATTTGATTGAAACTAATAGAACCCTGCCTTGTTAAATCAGCAAGCATACGTCACAAGGGCTCAATGAAATCCATTTTTATGAATGACATCTGCGGAGCATTTGTAATCTGAACCCTTGTGGGATAGCGGTTATGTGTTCTCTTTGTCTGGTTGAAATACTAGAGGGCTGCAGGATGTTAGGGGAGTCACGACTTTGGCCGCTGTCACTGGCAGTTGTCCACGACACTGTCATTGTTGGTTAAAAACGGTGAAGTTTTTATTGCTTGTGGTCGGTGCTTTGTCGATGACATCTTTTGTGTCTGCTAATCTGACCCTTTTGCACTTGATCTCTGACCTCTGTGGCTTCTACGTTCCAGCGAACATAAGGACCACTCTGagaagaaacacagagacaaagacaaagagaagcCGAAGCACAGCGACGGCAGCTCAGACAAGCACagggaaaaacacaaagacaaagacaaagacaaagagaggaggagagaagagaaggtTTGTTAATGGGCAGTCGGTCTGTACGGGCCTTTAGTGTGAATACTACGCTTCTCATCATTGACATTTTGTGGCATTAACcttaaaagctttgttttctcaccatcacaaaacaactaaatatTAAACTAATGTCAACACAGATGTCCCCTTTAACCTTCCATGAACTCTGACTGTAAGTAAAGGTTTAGATGGAACAttgtttaaaggtccaatgtgtaggatcAAGAGGCATTTATTGGCAGAATTTTACATAATAATcatagggctgcccctgactaagaattatCCTAgccgaccaatagtcgtcatttagcgccattagtcgactagtcgtcTGCATGTTtaagatattaatttaattattaaatgatatattttgggcggggcaacacaatggttttagttgaaggtgtgagaaacaatagtatcagtaacattgttaacactgtgctacattacagagaaatacaaaaccgtactaatgagccttcattaatataggcctatattttatctacaaatgcacgtcacacactgagcgagccaccTGTTAACgacgctgtcagcaaagcagtaatgattgtgctaagtggctaatgggcatgtagctacttccatgtttcagatgatacgtcatgtttgtagtcgaccagtgaagatgagtttacatatcaccttgggttcgtccttcaccttctcaaaatgatcccacactttggatttcctgcctgacagagagactctcactgcaggctgtttcattttgttctgaaaatgttggcgtgtaAGTCCGTTCtttggacgataaacaaggtgcagacttccctctgtgtcaccagtaataaagaaatacagtgagtgctggacagagcagtgagtgacaataactccacccacatttaagagtactgtttgcaatagaaacgctagggtctaggtaccatgtctgttacttttggctccaaaggtaccataccgaaagtgtttggtggaaacggggcttttagatcccctacatgcttggcacatgggagaagttgaagttctgcaacctcaccactagatgcccctaaatcctgcacactggacctttaaaacggTGAAAGTGGTTAAAGTCCATTTTACTTATCAAATGACAGAAAGAGATAGGCTCATATATTTGTCTCTGTTTCTCACAGATCAAATCATCCCATGTAGACAAGCctaaaaaggagaaagaaaatggaTATGTAAGGTAAACATGTCAAATCTAATGTGAAGCAGCTCTGGCCATAAATCATTTTTAGCCATTGATACGTTGTGATCAATGGGATATTGCTTTACTAATATGCAGTTCAATATGTGACTTAGAGATACAAGTCCTGCTGCCATTAAGAGCGAGCCTGAGGAAGACAACGGCTTCTACCCCTCTCCCCAACACAACAAGACCTCCAAACGAGAGTATAATGATGAAGAGTAGGTATCATACAAATTAAGCCAGGTCTTTACTTTATGCTTCATGATCTGTCACCGTCTGTTCTGTAATCTGAGATACAATTAGATTatcaatacatttatttctgtctgtttgctAGATTTGAATACAAGCCCAAAAAAGTCAAGACAGAGCATGACAAAAAGGCCAAGAAGAGGAAACACGAGTAtgaagaggacgaggaggatGAGGTTcattacagtttgtttttttattcattattttgtagaatgtatttccatgtctgtctgttgtttgtgttcACCGGAGTTGctctgctgtctttgtttgttttaggatGTCAAGCccaaaaagaagacaaaagacaaaaaggtAACGGAGGGAAAGAAAtccaaaaaagaagaagaggagaggtgGAAATGGTAAGATCATTTTGGGGACAAATTGTTCTTTTCGTCAGGAAGTTGCACAACCAGAGCAGTCAGCTGATGTAAACGGCTGCTGGGGAGCAGATACCATATTTGTCTTTTCTCCCATGggctgtgttttgttgttgttttgtggtgatTAGGTGGGAGGAGGAAAGATCTACTGATGGCTCCAAATGGCGCTTCCTTGAGCACAAGGGTCCAGTGTTTGCACCTCCGTATGAACCCATGCCTGACAAAGTCAAATTTTACTATGATGGTTAGTTTGCAAAAGAGTTACATTTATTCTTAAGTATTTTTAGGCAAGACTACAATGTGGTATTCCTGTAATTGTAGGTAAGCCTATGAAACttaatgctgctgctgaggaggtCGCTACATTTTTTGCCAAGATGTTGGATCATGAGTACACCACTAAGGACATCTTTAGGAAGAACTTCTATAAGGACTGGAGGAAGGTGAGGACATCAGACGTATTCAGTTGTCTTCAGCCAGAGTCTGCAGATGGTGTGAAGTTCAAGTATTTAAGTCGGCATGCTTCAGATGTCCTCTCTTTTATTTTAGGAAATGACATCAGAGGAAAAGTCTAAGATCACCGACCTGAACAAGTGTGACTTCAGTGAGATGAGTGACTACTTCAAGGCCCAATCAGAGGCTAGGAAACAGATGTCAAAAGAGGAGAAACAGGTACGCCTGCATTCACGCAAACGAATTTTGAAAACCTCACAAAACGTCTCTGATGTATTTTCATGTTGTCGTACACACAACAGAAAATCAAAGAGGAGAATGAGAGACTCCTCCAGGAGTACGGCTTCTGCATCATGGACAACCACAAGGAGAGGATCGGAAACTTCCGCATCGAGCCGCCAGGTCTGTTCCGTGGACGAGGCGATCATCCGAAGATGGGCATGCTGAAACGACGCATCAGACCTGAAGACATCATTATTAACTGTAGCAAGTGGGTAATCTCGCCGCCACTGTTAATCACCATCCTCACTGTCATGCAtctttatgcctctgtgcctgTAATAGCCGTGGACGTattatgttttcagattgtccgtccatcccattctcgtgaacatgatatctgaAGAACGCCTTGAGTGAGggcattttttcaaatttggcacagacgtccatttggactcaaaggtgaactgattagaaattgctggtcaaagatcaaggtaactgtgacctcatctgccttattcttgtgaatgcataCCTCAAGAAAGTCTTAAGGGAAttccctcaaatttggcacaaacatccacttggactcaggggtgaactgattagaatttggtgaactcattcttgtgaatgcaataccTCAAACAAgccttgaggaaattccctcaaatttggcacaaacgttcacttactctcaaggatgaactcattagaatttggtggtcaaaggtcaaggtaactgcgacctcatctgtctcattcttgtgaattcAATAACTCAAGAAAGccttgaagaaattccctcaaatttggcacaaacatccacttggactcaagggtgaagtgattagaatttggtggtcaaaggtcaaggtaactgtgacctcatctgtctcattcttttgaATGCAATACCTTAAGAAAGCCTTGTGTGAGGGAATtctctcaaatttggcacaaaggtcctcttggactcaagggtgaactgataagaatttggtggtcaaaggtcagggtaactgtgacctcatctgtcttattcttgtgaatgcaatacaTCACGAAAGCCTTAAAGAAATTCagtcacatttggcacaaacatccacttggactcaagagtgaactgattagaatttggtggtcaaggtaactgtgacctcACTCGTCTCATCCCTGTGAATGCAATACCTCAAGAAAGCCTTGTGGAAATTCCctcaaaattggcacaaacgtccacttgtaCTCAAtgttgaactgattagaatttggtggtcaaaagtcaaaggtaACTTTAACCTCACAAAGGGCCATATTTAAGAATTCATACAGCaattcacacaaatatctaaaagaataaactgatgaagtgatgacattttctatccaaaaggtcaaaggtcaactttacaGTGACAACATAACATTTTCTGGCcgttattcaacatcataactcagcaACAGAAGGGGGGACATTTGATCGGCATTATGATAGATCTtcgggttgaagatgtgtttgaAGCATCCAGGTTTTAGAACATGTAGTGTCTTCACAGCAGCgtccatatttgaagcactgtaaactgtcatggctacatgtgATTCTGGactgacatggatgtaaactgtaactgcaaatTGACTGGTTAGCAGAGGCATATGActgcaaggcagtaattcttgGATGCATAGGAAGAACACACAACACTGATGTTAATAGTGTGTCTAGTTCTGAATTTTTACCACAAGATGGCCCTGTCAAACCATAGTAGGCGAGGTTATATGAAGGCACATAGTGGGACTAATGCTTAATTTGTAAGAGAAaggtgtgagcatgtgtgcttTGAAAACAGAATGTATTAAGTGGGTGCTTGCGGAAGCTACTGGTCTGTCAAAAAgacacatacagacataaaCCTCATCTTCTTTGTCCTGCTCTGAACCCTTCGCTCCCGGTATctatcttcctcctcctcctcctcctccttctaaCTGCCATGTTGTGATTGCTGGATTTATTTATAGACAGTGgaaatcattttctttttatgtctGTCACCCCGTGCCTCAGGgggagtgtgtgcgtgtgtgtgggaaGTGATAATTTGTAGCGTTTAGTTGCCATTAAAGAGACACAAGCAAAACAACATACAAGCAGCATGCAGTATGTATGGCGTGGCAGATGTATCGCTGGCACTCCCTCGCACACATGCCGGCACTGTGTCAAAAGTAGTCTTCCTGTCAGAGTATGCTGTGAGTgtgcaaacaataacacaacccGGGGAGGACATGTCGACCCCCACATACTGGTCATACTGGggtttgttttacagtcacatctGTCTGTACACTATTGTCTCAAAGCTGTAGTGTTCACAGTTTAAAGTTAatgttatgataaaaaaaagtaagcCCAAGCAGGTTAATTTCATGTGCATAGTAAGTGCTGTTTATTGTTCCTATGAGGAAACACCTTAAACACACAGGTAGACAAACAAATAGTTTTTATACCTGTTTATAGTAAACTTGCTTCTTTTCTGAAGGGACTCCAAGCACCCCAAACCTCCCGCAGGGTCAAAATGGAAGGAGGTTCGCCATGACAACAAAGTGACCTGGTTGGCATCTTGGACAGAGAACATCCAGGGCTCCATCAAGTACATCATGTTGAATCCTAGCTCTCGGATCAAGGTACCTGTGCTCTCACACTTTCAGCTTCAAGCCTAAAATTCGGACATAATTCTAAATGTAAATATTCCACCACTGATCCCTGATGACAAAAAATGATCCATCTGTTtctgtgcttctgtgtgtgtagggggaGAAAGACTGGCAGAAATATGAGACTGCTCGACGGTTGAAGAAGTGTGTGGATCGCATCCGTACCCAGTATAGAGACGACTGGAAGTCGAAAGAGATGAGGATTAGGCAGAGGGCCGTGGCACTGTATTTCATAGACAAGGTAAAGAAATGCAGTAAAACTGTAatgataaaacacaacaaaaacaaatttattcCAAACACCATCATAtctttggttttaattagtgatgcatataaaaaaaataagcacCGAATGGAGAAGGAAATTTTCCCCAAGAGTAAAGTTTCCTTCAGTGTTACTCTCACAATGAAACGCTGGaatttacagttttaattttaCTCCAGACCCCATGGTATTATTTCTATTAACCACAAGGGCTCCCTTCGTCCCACTCAGAGAAATGCTGGTACACTGAAAGTAAACTACGTTAAGAGAACGATCCTGAGAAAATGTTACCCTCTCAAGTCTTGATCATGTTCTACCCTGTAGCTTGCACTGAGGGCAGGTAACGAAAAGGAGGAAGGCGAGACAGCAGACACGGTCGGCTGCTGTTCACTGCGGGTGGAGCACATCAAACTTTACCCCAAGTTGGACGAACAGGAATACGTGGTGGAGTTTGACTTCTTGGGAAAGGACTCCATCCGCTACTACAACAAGATCCCCGTGGAGAAGAGGGTAAGAATGGGATAAGGAATgtagagatggagatggagggatTGAGgagaaatgaaggaaatcttGTGGCAGATACACCGATCAGGCATAACGTTAtgaccactgacaggtgaagttaGTAACAGTGATTATCTCCTCATCATGGCACCTGTTAGTGGGTGGGATATATTAGGCAGCAAGTAAACATTTTGTCCTCAAAGTTAATGTGTTAGAAGCGGGAAAAATGGGCAAGCGTGATGGCCAAATTGTGATGGCTCTCCAAACTGCAGTTCTTGTGTAGTGTTTCCGGTCTGCATTGGTCAGTATCTATCAAAAGTGGTCCAAGGAAGGAGCAGTGGTGAACCGTGACAGGGTCATGGGCGGCCAAGGCTCACTGATGCAAGTGGGGAGCGAAGGCTGGCCCATGTGGTCCGATCCAACAGACCAGCTACGGTAGGTGAAATTGCTGAAGAAGTTAATGCTGGTTCTGATAGAAAGGTGTCAGAATACACAGTGCATTGCAGTTTTTTACGTATGGGGCTGCATAGCTGCAGACTAGTCAGGGTGCCCGTGATGATCCCTGTCCACTGCTGAAAGCGCCAACAGTGGGCACGTGAGCATTAGAACTGGACCACGGAGCAATGGAAGATGGTGGCCTGGTCTGATGAATCACGTTTTCTTTTACATCACGTGGGGAACTTATGGCACCAGAATGCACTATGGGAAAAAGGCAAGCTTTGGCCAATGTTGGATGGATGCAAAAATGGATGTTACTTTGACAAGTACCACCTATCTAAGCATTATCGCAGACCGTGTAAACCCTTTCATGGAAACAGTattccctgatggcagtggcctcTTTCAGCAGGATAATGCGCCCTGCCACAAAGCAAAAATGGTTCAGGAATAGTTTGAGGAACACAACGTGTTTGAGGTGTTGCCTTGGcatccaaattccccagatctcaatccaatcgAGCATCTGTCGGATGTGCTGGACAAAAAAGTCCAATCCATGGAGGCCCCACCTCACAACTTACGGGACTTAAAGGATCTGCTGTTGACGTCTTGGTGCACACCTTCAGAGGTCTAGTGGAGTCCATGCCTCAAAGGGTCAGGGCTGTTTTGGGAGCAAAAAGGGGGTACCTACACAATATTAGGCCGGTGGTCATAATGTTATGCCTGATCAGTGTACATTAAAGCACCAAACTGTGATTTTATGTGGCTTTATGAGGGTGGAGTTGGGTGTGTGTTGAattaatagaatagaatagaatagaatagaatagaatagaatagaatagaatatactttattgtcccctatGAGATCAGAAGTTGCAATGCTGAGGAGGATGTTTGCACAGACAGGTGACCA
This genomic stretch from Epinephelus moara isolate mb chromosome 16, YSFRI_EMoa_1.0, whole genome shotgun sequence harbors:
- the top1b gene encoding DNA topoisomerase 1 isoform X1 is translated as MSGDHGHGDSQVNSGSKGSDTHKHKDKHKDKEHRHKDHKKDKEREKFKHGNSEHKDHSEKKHRDKDKEKPKHSDGSSDKHREKHKDKDKDKERRREEKIKSSHVDKPKKEKENGYVRDTSPAAIKSEPEEDNGFYPSPQHNKTSKREYNDEEFEYKPKKVKTEHDKKAKKRKHEYEEDEEDEDVKPKKKTKDKKVTEGKKSKKEEEERWKWWEEERSTDGSKWRFLEHKGPVFAPPYEPMPDKVKFYYDGKPMKLNAAAEEVATFFAKMLDHEYTTKDIFRKNFYKDWRKEMTSEEKSKITDLNKCDFSEMSDYFKAQSEARKQMSKEEKQKIKEENERLLQEYGFCIMDNHKERIGNFRIEPPGLFRGRGDHPKMGMLKRRIRPEDIIINCSKDSKHPKPPAGSKWKEVRHDNKVTWLASWTENIQGSIKYIMLNPSSRIKGEKDWQKYETARRLKKCVDRIRTQYRDDWKSKEMRIRQRAVALYFIDKLALRAGNEKEEGETADTVGCCSLRVEHIKLYPKLDEQEYVVEFDFLGKDSIRYYNKIPVEKRVFKNLQLFLENKQPEDDLFDRLNTSILNKHLQELMDGLTAKVFRTYNASITLQQQLKELACPDDSLPAKILSYNRANRAVAILCNHQRAPPKTFEKSMQNLQTKIDEKQNQLSAARKQLKAAKADHKASHDDKSKKAVEVKRKAVQRIEEQLMKLQVQATDREENKQIALGTSKLNYLDPRISVAWCKKWSVPIEKIYNKTQREKFAWAIDMAEEDYEF
- the top1b gene encoding DNA topoisomerase 1 isoform X2; the encoded protein is MIEPTVCRDMEARAGSLSPLPARISPPAALSLHLCAGDIYLSLRANCNTHKHKDKHKDKEHRHKDHKKDKEREKFKHGNSEHKDHSEKKHRDKDKEKPKHSDGSSDKHREKHKDKDKDKERRREEKIKSSHVDKPKKEKENGYVRDTSPAAIKSEPEEDNGFYPSPQHNKTSKREYNDEEFEYKPKKVKTEHDKKAKKRKHEYEEDEEDEDVKPKKKTKDKKVTEGKKSKKEEEERWKWWEEERSTDGSKWRFLEHKGPVFAPPYEPMPDKVKFYYDGKPMKLNAAAEEVATFFAKMLDHEYTTKDIFRKNFYKDWRKEMTSEEKSKITDLNKCDFSEMSDYFKAQSEARKQMSKEEKQKIKEENERLLQEYGFCIMDNHKERIGNFRIEPPGLFRGRGDHPKMGMLKRRIRPEDIIINCSKDSKHPKPPAGSKWKEVRHDNKVTWLASWTENIQGSIKYIMLNPSSRIKGEKDWQKYETARRLKKCVDRIRTQYRDDWKSKEMRIRQRAVALYFIDKLALRAGNEKEEGETADTVGCCSLRVEHIKLYPKLDEQEYVVEFDFLGKDSIRYYNKIPVEKRVFKNLQLFLENKQPEDDLFDRLNTSILNKHLQELMDGLTAKVFRTYNASITLQQQLKELACPDDSLPAKILSYNRANRAVAILCNHQRAPPKTFEKSMQNLQTKIDEKQNQLSAARKQLKAAKADHKASHDDKSKKAVEVKRKAVQRIEEQLMKLQVQATDREENKQIALGTSKLNYLDPRISVAWCKKWSVPIEKIYNKTQREKFAWAIDMAEEDYEF